agatacaaagatgtttacaaacgtgacatgaaggcacttgagatcaacactgagtcctgggaagaccttgcagatgactgcaacagatggagaagcactctcaagaatcagctacggattggtgaggacaaactgtcagctgctgcagcagaaaagccagctcgcagaaaagggacatcagctgacagaccagcatcagcttacacatgtgaccgctgtgaCAGAGACTATCTTTCtcacatcggtctctacagtcacaggcaacgctgcttggtccaagcagacagctcaATTAGACAtgaggtcggatatactctatccatggtcagccatgaccaaaggtctactagtagtactagtactatcCAGTTTggttaatttttaaaaatatttcatACATATTCAATCTGCAAACAATGATATACAAAATAATAAGTGTACATACAGAAGGTACACAGAAGGCACATGAGTGAGAAATATCATTGTAATTTCAATTACTTGTCAACAATAAAAATTGGTATCAACAGACAATATAATAGTTCAAAGGTCCATTTTCTGTTTCTGAACAGAtgcttaaaaatatatatacattaagagacacagagagagaaggcatgaGATCAGAGAAAACTTACTTAGGAACTGCTTAAGTACTCAGAGATTCTGGACAGAATCCATCCATCCTCTCACTTAgttgaatgataataatgctacttctacaactactactactacttactgctgctactaccactgctactattactactacttattacaataaagatgataatgataatgataataatagcaataacaatgatgttgatgatgataataataaaagaaataagaaaaacgaTAACCATAACATTAATTTTGGAAAATTTCTACATGTATAAGAAACATTCCAATACTGCAGAGAAACATGTGTTAGAAGAGTATACCCAAGAGTAAAGCCATTAAGCCATTGTAcagaattttctctctctctctctctctctctctctctatatatatatatatatatatatatatcaacagatacacacacacacacagagagagagagagagagagagagagagagagagagagagagagatgcaggtaGAAACATATGGTATTTTTCTTCCTGACATCATCAAGGTTCAAGGAATTCCCCAGACAGGAATATCTTACCCATTTTCACAGGCTTATTTAATGATAATACATTTTGTATTAGCCATGTAAATACTAACCCTGCTAACTCCAAACATAAACCAGCTCACCAGAGAAAAGTAATGATCAAAATGTAGTAAAATACCGTGCATCAGTAAAAATACTTTCCAAAAATATCTATCTGCAGAAGTGAGTCATACAAAACCACAAAAAGTGTGGTTaggctacattaaaaaaaacaccatcagcaacaaacatcacaaatgTTGTGATACCATtacatttctccttttttctgcaTGAATGTGATGATGTGTAACCCGTAATAGGTACTCCATCACAAAAGTTGTTTAAAACAagtatacaatgaaaaccaacATACAGCATTCATAACCTCTGTTGATCCAACGGCTGAATCACCCTTCATGATAAATTGTTTGTAAAAAGAATCAATGATACGTGTATGCCACTGATATAATGAATATCTAAGTTTGTTGTGATATACTGAACAAATATGTCAATGTTTTCCAAAGAATGTAAGTATCATTTAAATGCTTATTTACTGTAGAAACTCAAACTAAAGTAGTCGATTGCAAATAAATCTGAAGTATCTGTTCAAATAAAATatcagaaatacatacatacaacaacaacaacaaattgtaaCAATTAGTACAAATTCAGAAACTTCTCCAATGGGAAAAAGTAGAAGATAACCAGCAAATGACTAAACATTATATTCTGAGATAAAACATTCTGTGAAATATGTTAATTTGAACGAAAActggaaaaacaagaaaaactcatgaacaactaaaacaaataaatgataagaAACAACAAATAAGAGAAATCCccaaatcataacaacaacaacaacaacaacaacaaaagaaaaaaaagaaaggaaaaaaagcaaaaaccaacCACAAACACCTGTAAgcataaataaatcaacaaaaaatACCTTGagcaaacgtgcacacacacaaacaaagctgTTCATGACACATCATCATAATCCCCTTCGTGAGATGTGGGGGTCTCTTCAGGCTGCTACATTATTCCAGAGAAAGTTTGCTGTCTTCAAGCCACTGTGACAGAGTGGTTAGCTTCAAGGACTGATGGttgggaggacgcaggtttgaatcccagtggaggtgggttttttggcctgcagccggctcctacccacagctgagtgtgccaggggcttaaatggggagactgggaccacacagtcgggtatcatccacttcacggatgtgtctttgggtgtgttgctctaaattcctggccaacactgcaagtgtctgtatctctcgggcgtGGCTGacactgggatatcattatgacaggaagtgtagagtacagcggcctaacattgatggtttcaTGTGaactgccgatgctgggactgtgacagacaaacctgggtgtgacCATGTATGGAggacttggaatgagtggtgtgggagcaatgccactgaaacagtgcagatgatggggcagcacaaaaaaagaaaaaaaaagttcactgttCATTCGCAACTATCGTGGCCTGTTCTGAAAACTTCCAGAAGACACAGCATCAGCATCTTCATACTCGTTCCCACCGGCAAACGCCGAACGATTGGATGGTGGAACAAGGCTTACAGTGTCTTTTGCAGAAGCCATGCCATAGATATGCTCTGGGCCAGCTGTTGGTGCTTGAGTGTTGATCTCTCTCAGGCTGCTGTATTCATCAGTAACATCTTGTGGACTGGAGTTCTGCAAGTAGGGGGAAGCTGAACTGGCGCCCTGTGGTGGCAGTGAGGTGCAGGCGCTCTTTATGCCATTGTAATCTTCCCTGTGCACTTGGTCGCGTTCAGGGCGACTGTGTTTTTTCCATCCATCTTTCTGTGGTTTTTCTGGTGTGGAATACACTGGGAGGGCACCACTGCCTGGCTTCATCAAGTGACCATGGCCAGGCTGACAAGGGGGTGCACTCCTTTGTACATCTTCTGGCTCATCGTAGATGTTACTCTCCGGAACTGCTGCCCCTTTCACatgcttttgtttcttctctctttccttgtgttcctttgcctctctctcttgggaAGGGGTTGGCGATGTATTCATTTTTGATCTTGGTGCTGGTTTGGGGAGGAAGTGTTTCTCCTCTGTGTATAGATTTGGAACTGTGGCTGGAAAATGCTGGAGCTCATTACTTTGCAGAGAGGACACAGAATGAGTGTTGTACTCAGCAACAGGAGGATCAACAAGACCTACATTTCCCTTGGACTGCTTGGCCTGAGTTTCTTTAGCCTGCTCCATGTAGGTGGTGATCAGATCAACTAGTGCGCTGGTGTTCGGTGTGAAGAATTTAAACTCGCCTTCTCCAGTTGAACACTTGCGCCCAACTACCATTTTGAAGTTCCGTCGAGTAGGACCGTAActgcgtatctgtgtgtatggCCATTCATGAAGGGTACTGTAATTGACCACGTCCAGCAGTCTGATAGATTCCTGGGTGGGAGTCAGCATGTAGTTGCCTTGCAGTTTGTTTGCATCAGATGCTGTGGTCCGAATGACACTGACTTTGAACTGCTGGCCTGcacagaacagagaaagaaattgaCCTTCAAAAAATGAGCGCGCATAATAATGAGGAATATAGCTGTAAAGCTGGGAAAAACTTTGATatacactgctctctctctctctgtatagaactcagaactcagaactcatttaattgtcgtaaaaccatcataggaattatggacactatatgtgtgtgtgtgtgtgtgtgtgtgtgtgtgtgtgcgtgcgcgcgcgaggggTTTATCATGTCATGggatttttttctcccttcatgGGACTAGCTGGCATTCCTGCAGAAGACAGGGAGATACCCAGTGTGACAGCTATCATTTCTTCCTTTGTGGGCTGCAggtcccatgttcactcgcataCAAGAGAGGGCTTTtctgtgcatgaccgtttttacccttgccatgtaggcagccatactccaggttcaggggttggaggggtgcatgcctggtatgttcttgtttccataacttaccAAATGCTGATACctattacatgatctttaatatgcttatttgttcttctgcatgtgtatactcATTAtaggggttaaggcactagcaggtctgtacatctgttgacctgggagatctaaaaaatctccaccctttatcctcCAGGCACcgtgaccaggatttgaacccaggaccctcagacttaaAGTcgagtgctttaaccactcagctgttgcgcccgtcacagctATCTTCAAAAAAAGGGGGTagaaccccctaccccacccctccaaaaactACAGATCAGTCAGTCTGGTGTGTGGCATGTGCAATGCCTGTGTCATTCAGAGATGATGCTGTTTCTCATCTGACAGGCACTCAAACAGTAGTGTACACACCGAATGTCAGTCTGATTTTAGATGCAAATGCTCATGCATACTCCATCAAttaaaatacaaattattataaAACTTTATTCATCCAAGGTGGAAATGAATTGTGCTTCCACAGGCCACATTGGAAACAGAGCTTAAAAATGTGCAATGAATCCTTACCATTGGAAACAGAGCTTAAAAATGTGAAACAAATCCTTACCATTGGAAACAAACGAATCCTTACCATTGAAAACAGAGCTTAAAAATGTGAAACGAATCCTTACCATTGGAAACAGAGCTTAAAAATGTGAAACGAATCCTTACCATTGGAAACAAACGAATCCTTACCATTGAAAATAGAGCTTAAAAATGTGAAACGAATCCTTACCATTGGAAACAGAGCTTAAAAATGTGAAACGAATCCTTACCATTGGAAACAAATGAATCCTTACCATTGGAAACAGAGCTTAAAAATGTGAAACGAATCCTTACCATTGGAAACAGAGGTTTGAAATGTGCTTACCATTGGAAACAGAGCTTTAAAATGTGAAACGAATCCTTACCATTGGAAACAGAGCTTTAAAATGTGCTTACCATTGGAAACAGAGCTTTAAAATGTGAAACGAATCCTTACCATTGGAAACAGAGCTTTAAAATGTGCTTACCATTGGAAACAGAGTCGTACAAGATGTTCTCTTGCATCACCTCTGCACTGGCCTTATTGCTGTCTTCTACGTCTGCGACACTAGCTCGCTGTGACCATAAGTCTGTTGACACGTGGCACAGAGACTGCACCCAGTCGAATTTGTCACCCACGTTCACCAGCTGGAACTGGTGCTTTTCCTTTTTGATGGACAGATTGAAAGTGATGTCTCGATGCAGATGACTCTTGTCGGGGAACTTCAGGTGCTCTAGGTGCAGAGTGTGAAGTGGCGTTGTCGCATCCGCATCTGCAAAGAGGTCGATGCGGGGTGGCCTTTTGCTGGAGCTGTCATAGAGGACTCCCCAGTTTCCTGGTAAGTACTTGCTCTGGAACCAACAGAAAATGGATTGTGCGACAGAAAAAAATAATCCTAAACCACATGATCTTACTCTCTAAGAtgaaattctttattttcaagtATGTTAAATTGTTTGCTGTTATTCATCCAGTCCCCATTCTatgtctggtgagagagagagagagagtaagagagagatagaaagagagggagagagagaactcagaactcgaaaagTTTGTTTATAAATTCAAGGATTATgatgtcaggcacacacacacacacacacacacacatacacacacacacacacacacacacacagacaggtgttttgaCAAATaacaaatgttttactgagggtaaactggataagctgaaagtacacacacacacacacacacacaagaaaaaaagaaagagaagaaaacaagttggtacacacacacacacacacacaaacacacacacacatacacacacaagtaaaagaaaaagagtaaaaaaaagtatacacaaaaaggaaaaaaaagaattaaacgcaaaacataaaaaataacatggaatgcaacttcacacccacatacacatacacacacacgagagagagagagagagagagagagagagagagagagagagagatggaatgaaagtgatggtttattcatgtacagCCCATTGCCCCTTATAATAGGATGTCAGAAAATAAtgtttgagaagaagaaaaaaaccccaaaaaaacccaaacaaactaaaGACAAATGTTATACTTTGTCCAGTGATATATACTCAGCCAAGTAGTACAAAATACAGATAAATAACacataaatgtgactatccctaaattatggatcttatttttgttgtgtttattttttttgttttttttgtggcactagtaATATCAACAGTGGGTTGGATAAAGGcctaaaaaaataattttcttgaATGGTAGTGGAGGAAGTATTCAATTTTTGATAGTTGGTGCTTTTATAGAAATCTGCTTACATAATCATCTTAGTTATATGATGAGTCCAAGAAAGGTTGTTGTCAACTGTTATTCCAAGTACCCTAGCTGTGGCTGTCAACTTTATTAATAGCTTTGTTGTTCATTTGAATAGGGGGAAATTTGTCTGGTCACTGTTGACATGAACTTGGTTTTGTGAGGGTAGATTGCCATGTGGTTATGATCAGATCATCCATGGGTTGTTCACCCTATATGTTCCAAAGACAGCATACGTTGATTTATGTAACTATAGCTTGTATGTACTGTAACATGTTTGAATAATATGAAGGGGAAGATCATTTATATTTATAATGTGAAAAGCAAAAGGACCTAGGACAGAGCCATGAGGAACACCATTCTCAAGTGTTTGTAAGGACAAGGAAaatgtatctgagagagagagagagagagagagagagagagagagagagagagaacgaacgaacgaacgaacgaacgaaattttattttacgagggtaaaggagtaagcacaaagtacttttttacatccataataattggaaaaaaagcaaccaaagaaaaaaaaaaaaaaaaaaaaaaaaaaagcgagagtcaattcacaacatcaacgtcaaaattgcataagcatgtgcaaacataacatagaacgtatgtacaatacaatatcgcgatagatgaataacaacgaggacaatagggtaggggcgtggtggagagcggaaggaagaatggacaagaggaagagtaaagaaggcaggggaggctgacaacagacagatatagtgacagtgacagtggagagagagagagagagagagagagagagagagagagagagagaaacaagacaagacaaattctttatttcgaggataatagataagcaatggtgtgcttttttacatctagTCCCCACCCTGAactgggtctacactacacaatactaaataaaatgaaagcatggtgttagtagagatacataacagagaagaaaaaacaaaaaacaaaaacaaaaatcaaaacaaaaaaacaaacaaacaaacaaacaacacgcacacacacacacacacacacacacacacacacacggcatacaggtacaagcatggtgttagtaaaatgtataggaaaaaatgaacaaaatgaaagaaacaaacacacaacacacaccgcactacagatcagagtgggggacggagggtgagggaggttctcagtccatacacatttgacaaacagtatcattaaaatgaacgatttacattatacattatggcataagatgggacaggcaatgttttttgaaggtggttgggcaatggtgttgtttaattgtttctgtgaGTGAGTTCCATGGTGCCTGAGTAGACCAGACttgatttgaacaagtcaattcttggaactgggatatggactttggggggattccttgatgaatttacagaaaatgtgtctgttaatgttggtggtgcattacctgtcataatcttttgcatcatgattcctttattgtaccgTAATCTatggattagtgggagaatattcgcttgtttatagtctgagtctaaaagggaagtccTTTTAAGGAGTActagcttgagcccccgtttatgaagattctgaagtggcttcatggtgttcacaatggcggagtcccatagtgttgatgcattaTCTATTCTAGACTGGATATGTGCGTGAAAAAATAATTTCTGTgcatgaaggtcaaggaaatgtttgattttggatagttgatgggttttctgggctgtctttttgcaaagggaatttatgtgaggattccaagtgagattgttgtcaattatgatccccagaactttgtgatcactgacctgttcaatagattcgcctttaatttggacggaaggaaaattatgtatagtgttttgcctcttttggcTGGATGTGATTAACATACATTTTGTATTTttagggtgaagagacatgtggtttagttcggtccatctaacaagttcatcagtactttcttgtaagtcttttgcaagagtgacaatgtcagtatgagaagtgtggattgttgtatcatccgcaaaaagtttgcaaacggatttcatatggagcggtaggtcgtttatatatatattgagaacagtaaagggcctagaatagacgccagaggaatgccataatcaagtgttgttggtgtggagattgatgtactcattgtcatgcattgtctgtttgtcatatagaatttaagcaaactaagacaattggttgacagaccatacagTTCAAGTTTTGTAAGTaagtggtctatcacatcaaatgcttttttttaattttttagaatcaacgaataaaacaccacaatatctatTGTTACTGACATTGGTAAACCAGTCATCTACAATGTGTACCAGTGCTGTGTGGCATGAGTGCTTTCATC
The sequence above is a segment of the Babylonia areolata isolate BAREFJ2019XMU chromosome 19, ASM4173473v1, whole genome shotgun sequence genome. Coding sequences within it:
- the LOC143293381 gene encoding docking protein 2-like isoform X2, with product MAMVISGYLTIKQCGLLKSKYLPGNWGVLYDSSSKRPPRIDLFADADATTPLHTLHLEHLKFPDKSHLHRDITFNLSIKKEKHQFQLVNVGDKFDWVQSLCHVSTDLWSQRASVADVEDSNKASAEVMQENILYDSVSNGQQFKVSVIRTTASDANKLQGNYMLTPTQESIRLLDVVNYSTLHEWPYTQIRSYGPTRRNFKMVVGRKCSTGEGEFKFFTPNTSALVDLITTYMEQAKETQAKQSKGNVGLVDPPVAEYNTHSVSSLQSNELQHFPATVPNLYTEEKHFLPKPAPRSKMNTSPTPSQEREAKEHKEREKKQKHVKGAAVPESNIYDEPEDVQRSAPPCQPGHGHLMKPGSGALPVYSTPEKPQKDGWKKHSRPERDQVHREDYNGIKSACTSLPPQGASSASPYLQNSSPQDVTDEYSSLREINTQAPTAGPEHIYGMASAKDTVSLVPPSNRSAFAGGNEYEDADAVSSGSFQNRPR
- the LOC143293381 gene encoding docking protein 2-like isoform X1, with protein sequence MAMVISGYLTIKQCGLLKLQGHMPHTRAHITYFCSKTLAQHGFISKHGVEKKNSKYLPGNWGVLYDSSSKRPPRIDLFADADATTPLHTLHLEHLKFPDKSHLHRDITFNLSIKKEKHQFQLVNVGDKFDWVQSLCHVSTDLWSQRASVADVEDSNKASAEVMQENILYDSVSNGQQFKVSVIRTTASDANKLQGNYMLTPTQESIRLLDVVNYSTLHEWPYTQIRSYGPTRRNFKMVVGRKCSTGEGEFKFFTPNTSALVDLITTYMEQAKETQAKQSKGNVGLVDPPVAEYNTHSVSSLQSNELQHFPATVPNLYTEEKHFLPKPAPRSKMNTSPTPSQEREAKEHKEREKKQKHVKGAAVPESNIYDEPEDVQRSAPPCQPGHGHLMKPGSGALPVYSTPEKPQKDGWKKHSRPERDQVHREDYNGIKSACTSLPPQGASSASPYLQNSSPQDVTDEYSSLREINTQAPTAGPEHIYGMASAKDTVSLVPPSNRSAFAGGNEYEDADAVSSGSFQNRPR